In Persicimonas caeni, a single window of DNA contains:
- a CDS encoding thioredoxin family protein produces the protein MALIESHDAQLGMDAPDFELSATDGQSYSLESFADADVLVMMFICNHCPYVKAVRGRLVDLAEQMSDQSVAFAAISSNDAERYPDDGFERMKEVAEEYNFPFPYLYDETQDVARSYGAVCTPDFFVFDEDRKLRYRGRLDDNWKEPEQVSRRELKAAVDTLLAGETPDEEQHPSMGCSIKWKQ, from the coding sequence ATGGCACTCATAGAGAGTCACGACGCACAGCTCGGCATGGACGCCCCGGACTTCGAGCTTTCGGCCACCGACGGCCAGAGCTACTCGCTCGAGTCGTTTGCCGACGCCGACGTGCTGGTGATGATGTTCATCTGCAACCACTGCCCCTACGTCAAGGCGGTGCGCGGACGCCTCGTCGACTTGGCCGAGCAGATGAGCGACCAATCGGTGGCGTTTGCGGCGATCAGCTCCAACGACGCCGAGCGCTACCCCGACGACGGCTTCGAGCGCATGAAAGAAGTCGCCGAGGAATATAACTTCCCGTTCCCGTATCTTTACGACGAGACGCAAGACGTGGCCCGAAGTTACGGAGCGGTGTGCACCCCCGATTTCTTCGTCTTCGACGAGGACCGTAAGCTTCGCTACCGCGGCCGTCTCGACGATAATTGGAAAGAGCCCGAGCAGGTCAGCCGCCGCGAACTCAAAGCCGCGGTCGACACCCTGCTCGCCGGCGAGACGCCGGACGAGGAGCAACATCCGTCGATGGGCTGCAGCATCAAGTGGAAGCAGTAG
- a CDS encoding M20/M25/M40 family metallo-hydrolase, protein MKTKKTSNPAALLETWLRVDSTSGREAAFLAALEAYFGDLGFDCTRQPVAEDRWNLLVTRTDNPKLIYSTHVDTVPPFFGPRREGDTIYGRGACDTKGGIVAMAYAGQRLLDEGYEDFGYLFVVGEEVDHVGAKVAADLELSPERIILCEPTRNRVVAAQKGMLKMRLETDGVAGHSAYPARGTSAVHKLLDAIEALRSHDWPEDDTLGPTTLNIGTVEGGVAANVFAPSAEAQALFRTVSDTEALLAKVEELVEPYGQVTNVVYNDPVFFDPPADVDTCTVPFNTDATYLGPLGPIWLVGPGDIEVAHSDHEHIELDSLEAGIDLYERLGKLVL, encoded by the coding sequence ATGAAAACTAAGAAAACTAGCAATCCTGCAGCGCTTCTGGAGACGTGGCTGCGCGTCGACTCGACCTCCGGGCGCGAAGCCGCCTTTTTGGCCGCGCTCGAAGCATATTTTGGGGATCTGGGCTTCGACTGCACCCGCCAGCCGGTCGCCGAGGACCGCTGGAACCTGCTCGTCACCCGCACCGACAACCCCAAGCTCATCTACTCGACCCACGTCGACACGGTGCCACCGTTCTTCGGCCCGCGCCGCGAGGGCGACACGATCTACGGGCGCGGCGCGTGCGACACGAAAGGTGGCATCGTCGCCATGGCCTACGCCGGCCAGCGCCTGCTCGATGAGGGCTACGAGGATTTCGGCTACTTGTTCGTCGTCGGCGAGGAGGTCGACCATGTCGGCGCGAAGGTCGCCGCCGACCTGGAGCTTTCACCCGAGCGCATCATCCTGTGCGAGCCGACACGCAATCGCGTCGTCGCCGCTCAAAAGGGCATGCTCAAGATGCGCCTCGAGACCGACGGCGTCGCCGGCCACTCTGCCTACCCCGCTCGCGGCACCTCGGCGGTGCACAAGCTCTTGGACGCCATCGAGGCGCTGCGCTCGCACGACTGGCCCGAAGACGACACTCTCGGACCGACCACGCTCAATATCGGCACGGTCGAAGGGGGCGTGGCCGCCAACGTCTTCGCCCCGTCGGCCGAGGCCCAGGCGCTCTTTCGCACGGTCAGCGACACCGAGGCGCTCTTAGCCAAGGTCGAAGAGCTCGTCGAACCGTACGGCCAGGTCACGAACGTGGTCTACAACGACCCGGTCTTCTTCGATCCGCCCGCCGACGTCGACACGTGCACCGTGCCGTTCAACACCGACGCGACGTATCTCGGCCCGCTGGGCCCCATCTGGCTGGTCGGCCCCGGCGACATCGAGGTCGCCCACTCCGACCACGAGCACATCGAGCTCGACAGCCTGGAGGCCGGCATCGATCTGTACGAGCGCCTGGGCAAGTTGGTGTTGTGA
- a CDS encoding efflux RND transporter periplasmic adaptor subunit, producing the protein MKKYTSTFALILICGLLGACDAGEEAKASSAGKKGGFKVNSAVLVETTTAQKGPFAVQGDYAGEFAAERSAEVAFEVSGRIVELDYDIGDKLEKGDVLAKVDRTAYLQKVREARAAVEMARASVGEAEVAAENLEKDLERKRPLLDKQLIAEREIENLEAQLRGAKQKIAVAKATLDQNNARLQTARENLRNTEVRAPFDAKVAARHVDLGTYVGPSQPVFRLVSDDAIYLRVNVPEQDSGNIALGKPVTLRISALGGEAIAGKVARIAPAIDPKTRMLRVDVELAPASGEDQQEQAKAAERVRPGMYAQVQLELGSRDEAVTVPKQALLEERGGKPYVWTADGGEAQKKTLLIGLRGREQVEVVEGLEGGEAIVLRGFEKLQPGTEVQSLKDQKAGGKQ; encoded by the coding sequence ATGAAAAAATATACAAGCACATTCGCACTCATTCTTATCTGCGGCCTCCTGGGCGCCTGTGACGCCGGCGAGGAGGCCAAGGCTTCGTCGGCGGGCAAGAAGGGCGGCTTCAAGGTCAACTCGGCGGTGCTCGTCGAGACGACGACCGCCCAGAAGGGCCCGTTTGCGGTGCAGGGCGATTACGCCGGCGAGTTTGCCGCCGAGCGGTCGGCCGAGGTCGCATTCGAGGTGAGCGGGCGCATCGTCGAGCTCGACTACGATATCGGCGACAAGCTCGAGAAGGGCGACGTGTTGGCCAAGGTCGACCGGACCGCCTACCTGCAAAAGGTGCGCGAGGCGCGCGCGGCCGTCGAGATGGCGCGGGCGAGCGTGGGGGAGGCCGAGGTGGCTGCCGAGAACCTCGAGAAGGACCTGGAGCGAAAGCGCCCGCTGCTCGACAAGCAGCTCATCGCCGAGCGCGAGATCGAGAACTTGGAGGCGCAGCTTCGCGGGGCCAAGCAGAAGATCGCCGTGGCCAAGGCGACGCTCGACCAGAACAACGCCAGGCTGCAGACAGCGCGCGAGAACCTGCGCAACACCGAGGTGCGCGCGCCGTTCGACGCCAAGGTCGCCGCGCGGCATGTCGACCTGGGCACCTATGTGGGGCCGAGCCAGCCGGTGTTTCGGCTGGTGAGCGACGATGCGATCTACCTGCGGGTCAACGTGCCCGAGCAGGATAGCGGCAACATCGCTCTCGGAAAGCCGGTGACCTTGCGCATCAGCGCGCTCGGCGGTGAGGCGATCGCGGGCAAGGTCGCGCGCATCGCGCCGGCCATCGACCCGAAGACGCGCATGCTGCGTGTCGACGTGGAGCTCGCGCCGGCCTCCGGTGAAGACCAACAAGAGCAGGCCAAAGCTGCCGAGCGGGTGCGCCCCGGCATGTACGCCCAGGTGCAATTGGAGCTCGGCAGCCGCGACGAGGCGGTGACCGTGCCCAAGCAGGCGCTGCTCGAAGAGCGCGGCGGCAAGCCGTACGTGTGGACGGCCGATGGGGGCGAGGCGCAGAAGAAGACGCTTCTCATCGGCCTGCGCGGCCGCGAGCAGGTCGAGGTGGTCGAGGGGCTCGAGGGCGGCGAGGCGATCGTGCTGCGCGGCTTCGAGAAGCTGCAGCCGGGCACTGAAGTTCAGTCGTTGAAGGATCAGAAGGCGGGAGGCAAGCAATGA
- a CDS encoding ComEA family DNA-binding protein → MRIETLLISLFVFAFGSVGCSQPEPVTAEYEPADCNCVEQTSTDKPPAETQGLADETDEPTAVAQAGEMAFAGPAEETADHAPTDLAAEPDESAPAASETDAPPKAEKKNNAGPTGVVNLNTASIDQLMALPGVGPSLAARIVEFRQKRRFEEPKHLLRVRGIGKATFAKLAPMLAVSGPTTLAK, encoded by the coding sequence ATGCGTATCGAAACCCTGTTGATTTCGCTCTTTGTGTTCGCTTTTGGAAGCGTTGGCTGCAGCCAACCCGAGCCGGTCACCGCGGAGTACGAGCCGGCCGACTGCAACTGCGTCGAGCAGACGAGCACCGACAAACCGCCGGCCGAGACCCAGGGCCTGGCCGACGAGACCGACGAACCGACCGCGGTCGCTCAGGCGGGCGAGATGGCCTTCGCCGGCCCCGCCGAAGAGACGGCGGACCACGCGCCCACCGATCTCGCAGCCGAGCCCGACGAGTCGGCGCCCGCCGCCTCGGAGACCGACGCTCCCCCGAAAGCTGAAAAGAAGAACAACGCCGGACCCACCGGCGTGGTCAACCTGAACACCGCCTCGATCGACCAACTGATGGCGCTGCCAGGCGTCGGCCCGTCGCTGGCCGCACGCATCGTCGAGTTTCGCCAGAAGCGTCGCTTCGAGGAGCCGAAGCATCTGCTGAGGGTGCGGGGTATCGGTAAGGCGACCTTTGCGAAGTTGGCGCCGATGTTGGCGGTGAGTGGGCCGACGACGTTGGCGAAGTAG
- the tatC gene encoding twin-arginine translocase subunit TatC: MTTDPTPEQTPRQEALDEARMSIIEHLAELRTRLIYSIIAVFVGVIACWFFRDQIFTFLKQPLLMAAPEGQIELSNIHHKDLAEPVFAMLKTALVGGIFATSPFTLYQLWKFISPGLYSHEKKIAIPFVVLATLFFFGGAAFCYYFVLPYGFKFLMMFGLEVSSTPQLMMSEYLSLVTKLLLVFGVVFELPILSMFLSAMGVIDHNTLLRHWRAAVIGSFVAGALLTPADPMTQVLLAVPLCVLYFISIGVAFFFARKRKEKEERVMKELDELGE; this comes from the coding sequence ATGACCACCGATCCCACACCCGAACAGACGCCGCGCCAAGAAGCCCTCGACGAAGCTCGCATGAGCATCATCGAGCACTTGGCCGAACTGCGCACGCGGCTCATCTACTCGATCATCGCCGTCTTCGTGGGCGTGATCGCCTGCTGGTTTTTCCGCGACCAGATCTTCACCTTCTTGAAGCAGCCGCTCTTGATGGCCGCTCCCGAAGGCCAGATCGAACTGTCCAATATCCACCACAAAGACCTGGCCGAGCCGGTCTTCGCCATGCTCAAAACGGCGTTGGTCGGCGGCATTTTTGCCACCTCCCCGTTCACCCTCTACCAGCTCTGGAAGTTCATCTCGCCGGGGCTGTACTCCCACGAAAAGAAGATCGCCATCCCCTTCGTGGTCTTGGCGACGCTCTTTTTCTTCGGCGGCGCGGCCTTCTGCTACTACTTCGTGCTGCCCTACGGCTTCAAATTCCTGATGATGTTCGGCCTCGAGGTCAGCTCGACACCCCAGCTGATGATGAGCGAGTACCTGTCGCTGGTCACCAAGCTGTTGCTGGTCTTCGGCGTGGTCTTCGAGCTGCCCATCCTGTCGATGTTCCTGTCGGCGATGGGCGTCATCGACCATAACACGCTCTTGCGCCACTGGCGCGCCGCCGTCATCGGCTCGTTCGTCGCCGGCGCCTTGCTCACCCCCGCCGACCCGATGACCCAGGTCCTGCTCGCCGTGCCCCTGTGCGTGCTCTACTTCATCTCGATTGGCGTGGCGTTCTTCTTTGCGCGCAAACGTAAGGAGAAGGAGGAGCGGGTGATGAAGGAGTTGGATGAGTTGGGCGAGTAA
- a CDS encoding efflux RND transporter permease subunit, whose protein sequence is MNLPKAAVHRPVLTTMFFLGLIFLGAVSFTRLQVDLLPEIDFPSISVVTTYEGAGPEEMETIVTRPIEQAVSTIEGIDRIESLSAEGRSRVALRFVWGTNLDTALNDVRAAVERVKSQLPEEAENPVVYKFDLGSFPVLYMGLSGELDEPALRQLAEQELGPRIERIEGVARVDVRGGLKRQIHILLDAERLKALDLAPQTVVSALREQNRNVPAGVVEQFDDNVLLRSVGEAEKVEDFESVVVDLRTGEDGSQNPIFLKDVARIVDTYEEPTNVVRVNGEPGIRLSVNKQSGSNTVTVAKRVIAELDGINRDYEGRAKLTVLEDTSEYIEDSISNVQESVLIGALLAIFVLLFFLRDVRSTLIIATAIPISVIGIFTLMYYFDITLNLISFGGVALGIGLLVDNAIVILENIFRKLEEGDDPETAAVDGSREVATAIVASTTTTLVVFIPVVFLTGLASIFFGQMAFVVSFALICALAVALTLVPMLSAKFLSTKSSKMTSDEGLVGSFLAALERTYGNLADWCLSHPKITLTGAAALLGASLLLVPHIGTELMPEEDQSEVNISLDMPVGTRIEVTERAIRKIEAVVPEAIPEMESMRTIIGTPGFWSSSGEESASIEIKVVDPEQRDRSSEEIANDIRSMVTGLTPGADVRVRAGGGLWILRIMRGGGDRLQLQVRGFDMDTGDKLALEVKEMMESTEGIASARISRQPGGKELQIVPDRKKLGRLGVTPAVVARQIQTYVQGSRATVFRALGDEFDVLVRLSEKDRESIEAVLDAPVVLPGVGSLPMREVVEVRETESPLTIDRENQRRVIDLRANLTGDRDLGSLTTELRDKIRQMEMPEGFSVLVKGESEEQKKTFSSLLVGILLAIVLVYMVMASQFESFLQPLYIMFSIPFAAIGVLAMLAATGTTFNMQSFLGCIVLIGIVVNNAIVLIDYINLMREERSMSVLEAVRVSVRRRLRPILMTTATTMLALMPVAIGLGEGGETQAPLARAVIGGLFVSAAISLVVIPVIYNWVEGWREKRARSQA, encoded by the coding sequence ATGAACCTGCCCAAGGCAGCAGTTCACCGGCCCGTATTGACGACGATGTTCTTCCTCGGGCTGATCTTTTTGGGCGCGGTGTCGTTTACGCGCCTGCAGGTCGACCTCCTGCCCGAGATCGACTTTCCGAGCATCTCGGTGGTCACCACCTACGAGGGCGCAGGCCCCGAGGAGATGGAGACGATCGTCACTCGCCCCATCGAGCAGGCGGTCAGCACGATCGAGGGCATCGATCGCATCGAGAGCCTGTCGGCCGAGGGCCGAAGCCGCGTGGCGCTTCGCTTCGTGTGGGGTACCAACCTCGACACCGCGCTCAACGACGTGCGCGCGGCGGTCGAGCGCGTCAAATCACAGCTTCCCGAAGAAGCCGAAAACCCGGTCGTCTACAAGTTCGACTTGGGAAGCTTTCCGGTGCTCTATATGGGCCTGTCGGGCGAGCTCGACGAGCCGGCGCTTCGCCAGCTCGCCGAGCAGGAGCTCGGCCCGCGCATCGAGCGCATCGAGGGCGTCGCCCGCGTCGACGTGCGCGGTGGTCTGAAGCGCCAGATCCATATCTTGCTCGACGCCGAGCGCCTCAAAGCGCTCGACCTCGCCCCGCAGACGGTGGTGAGCGCGCTTCGCGAGCAGAACCGCAACGTCCCCGCCGGCGTGGTCGAGCAATTCGACGACAACGTGCTGTTGCGCTCGGTGGGCGAGGCCGAAAAGGTCGAGGATTTCGAGAGCGTCGTCGTCGACCTTCGTACCGGCGAAGACGGCTCGCAGAACCCGATCTTCCTCAAGGATGTCGCGCGCATCGTCGACACCTACGAGGAGCCGACCAATGTGGTGCGCGTCAACGGCGAGCCGGGCATCCGGCTGAGCGTCAACAAGCAGTCGGGCTCGAACACCGTGACGGTGGCCAAGCGGGTCATCGCCGAGCTCGACGGCATCAACCGCGACTACGAGGGGCGCGCCAAGCTCACGGTGCTCGAGGACACCTCCGAATATATCGAGGACTCGATCTCGAACGTGCAGGAGAGCGTGCTCATCGGCGCGTTGTTGGCGATCTTCGTGCTCTTGTTCTTCCTGCGAGATGTGCGCTCGACGCTGATCATCGCCACGGCGATCCCGATCTCGGTCATCGGCATCTTCACGCTGATGTACTACTTCGACATTACCCTCAACCTGATCAGCTTCGGCGGCGTGGCGCTCGGCATCGGCCTTCTGGTCGATAACGCGATCGTCATTCTGGAGAATATCTTCCGAAAGCTCGAGGAGGGCGACGACCCCGAGACGGCCGCCGTGGACGGTTCGCGCGAGGTCGCCACGGCGATCGTGGCGTCGACGACCACCACGCTGGTCGTGTTCATCCCGGTAGTCTTTTTGACCGGTCTGGCGTCGATCTTCTTCGGTCAGATGGCGTTCGTGGTCAGCTTCGCGCTGATCTGCGCGCTGGCCGTGGCGCTGACGCTCGTGCCGATGCTGTCGGCCAAATTCCTGAGCACCAAGTCGAGCAAGATGACGAGTGACGAGGGCTTGGTCGGCTCGTTTCTGGCTGCCCTCGAGCGCACTTACGGCAACCTCGCCGACTGGTGCCTGTCGCACCCCAAGATCACGCTCACCGGCGCGGCCGCCCTGTTGGGCGCCTCGCTGCTTCTCGTGCCGCATATCGGCACCGAGCTGATGCCCGAAGAGGACCAGAGCGAGGTCAATATCAGCCTCGACATGCCCGTGGGCACGCGGATTGAAGTGACCGAGCGGGCCATCCGCAAGATCGAGGCGGTGGTGCCCGAGGCGATCCCCGAGATGGAGTCGATGCGCACCATCATCGGCACGCCCGGCTTCTGGTCGAGCAGCGGTGAGGAGAGCGCGAGCATCGAGATCAAGGTCGTCGATCCCGAGCAGCGCGATCGCAGCAGCGAGGAGATCGCCAATGATATTCGCTCGATGGTGACCGGGCTGACGCCCGGGGCGGACGTGCGCGTGCGCGCCGGCGGCGGCCTGTGGATCTTGCGCATCATGCGCGGCGGGGGCGATCGCCTGCAGCTGCAGGTGCGCGGCTTCGACATGGACACCGGCGACAAGCTGGCGCTCGAGGTCAAAGAGATGATGGAGTCGACCGAGGGGATCGCCTCGGCGCGCATCAGCCGCCAGCCCGGCGGCAAAGAGCTGCAGATCGTGCCCGACCGCAAAAAGCTCGGCCGCCTGGGCGTCACGCCCGCGGTCGTCGCCCGCCAGATTCAGACGTACGTGCAGGGAAGCCGCGCGACGGTCTTCCGCGCGTTGGGCGACGAGTTCGACGTGCTCGTGCGGCTGTCCGAGAAGGACCGCGAGTCGATCGAAGCGGTGCTCGACGCGCCGGTGGTTCTGCCGGGCGTCGGCAGCCTGCCCATGCGCGAGGTGGTCGAGGTCCGCGAGACCGAAAGCCCGCTGACGATCGACCGCGAGAACCAGCGCCGCGTCATCGACCTGCGCGCCAACCTGACCGGCGACCGCGACCTGGGCTCGCTGACGACCGAGCTTCGCGACAAGATCCGTCAGATGGAGATGCCCGAGGGCTTCAGCGTGCTCGTCAAAGGCGAGTCCGAAGAGCAAAAGAAGACCTTCTCGAGCCTGCTCGTCGGTATCCTGCTGGCGATCGTGCTCGTCTACATGGTCATGGCCTCGCAGTTCGAGAGCTTCTTGCAGCCGCTCTACATCATGTTCTCCATCCCGTTCGCCGCCATCGGCGTCCTGGCGATGCTCGCGGCGACCGGCACCACCTTCAACATGCAGTCGTTCTTGGGCTGCATCGTGCTCATCGGTATCGTCGTCAACAACGCGATCGTGCTCATCGACTACATCAACCTGATGCGCGAAGAGCGCTCGATGAGCGTGCTCGAGGCGGTGCGTGTGAGCGTGCGCCGCCGCCTGCGCCCGATTCTGATGACCACCGCCACCACCATGCTCGCCCTGATGCCCGTGGCGATCGGCCTGGGCGAGGGCGGCGAGACCCAGGCGCCGCTGGCGCGGGCGGTGATCGGCGGGTTGTTCGTGTCGGCGGCGATTTCGTTGGTGGTGATCCCGGTGATTTACAATTGGGTGGAGGGTTGGCGGGAGAAGAGGGCGCGCAGTCAGGCGTAG
- a CDS encoding RNA polymerase sigma factor, translated as MLESEENIEAFRRGDRDLLGDVYRHYVSDVERMLRGGFTFTSQGETVRFRGITQPFRLQEVIQESFIHTFRDKARQAYDPAREFRPYLLTIVRNLVIDRYRRRKLESQLFVHLGDMAYADEDEREVLGRLSGNEAQQGDPEESAWQSQLGVVLGEFLAALDDVDSRILEEHLLGSQTQQGMADELGMSRNDVRKRIRELRARLLRHLKSEGVIGNLEVADVMRAVTTLIALGVVG; from the coding sequence TTGCTCGAAAGCGAAGAAAATATCGAGGCGTTTCGCCGCGGCGATCGTGACCTGCTAGGTGACGTGTATCGCCACTATGTGAGCGACGTCGAACGCATGCTTCGCGGCGGGTTTACCTTCACGAGCCAGGGCGAGACGGTGCGGTTTCGCGGCATCACCCAGCCCTTTCGGCTCCAGGAAGTAATCCAAGAGAGCTTCATCCACACGTTTCGCGACAAGGCGCGCCAGGCCTACGACCCGGCGCGCGAGTTTCGCCCGTACCTGTTGACGATCGTCCGCAACTTGGTCATCGACCGGTACCGGCGCAGAAAACTCGAGTCGCAGCTCTTCGTGCACCTGGGCGACATGGCCTATGCGGACGAAGACGAACGCGAGGTGCTCGGGCGCCTGTCGGGCAATGAAGCCCAGCAGGGAGACCCGGAAGAGTCGGCCTGGCAGAGCCAGCTGGGCGTGGTGCTGGGCGAGTTTCTCGCCGCGCTCGACGACGTCGACTCGCGCATCCTCGAGGAGCACCTGCTCGGGTCGCAGACCCAGCAGGGGATGGCCGATGAACTCGGCATGAGCCGAAACGACGTGCGCAAGCGCATCCGCGAGTTGCGCGCCCGGCTTCTGCGACACCTCAAGAGCGAGGGCGTCATCGGCAATTTGGAAGTGGCAGACGTCATGCGCGCAGTGACCACGCTTATCGCGCTTGGAGTGGTTGGATGA
- a CDS encoding TolC family protein has translation MKKYSLQRCTTSTVCALAAALLASGTAWAQEQAAPQELGLDTVLVEVAEENEVWEITEARVEQARAARREAWAALLPSIALSASGTRYGEEIDFGGRQVRPQYDWAASGRASIAIFDGTRYPLLERSGELLEATQALSKWQRSTLLFEARQSFYLLAAAQNSVDIAQRTLELRQAQLERAQALLDAKIAVKLDVERARTQMLEAKQALLEARALRGNADDALGALLAREPGASVRARVDDAALPTPPEAAPLERIDERPDFKAVKNQIRAVELSEEAIWWSFLPLVELRADARTGPESAFSNPDGFTWSMTLSATWLLYDGGARYAQLDALEAQVKEETLQYQSDLRQARVGVRQALRDWKTADAAVAVARQQVEAASQAYETAQQRFEQGLDTNIDVIQASETLFRAETTLNRRIFDARVAAAEYRYLVGLLGVE, from the coding sequence ATGAAGAAGTACTCGCTCCAAAGATGTACGACGTCGACTGTGTGCGCGCTGGCCGCGGCGCTGCTCGCCTCCGGCACCGCGTGGGCTCAAGAGCAGGCCGCACCGCAAGAGCTGGGCCTCGACACGGTGCTCGTCGAGGTCGCCGAAGAGAACGAGGTTTGGGAGATCACCGAGGCTCGTGTGGAGCAGGCACGCGCGGCGCGGCGCGAAGCGTGGGCGGCCCTGTTGCCGTCGATCGCACTGAGCGCCAGCGGCACACGTTACGGCGAAGAGATCGACTTTGGCGGCCGGCAGGTGCGCCCGCAATACGATTGGGCAGCGTCGGGGCGCGCGTCGATCGCGATCTTCGACGGCACGCGCTACCCGCTGCTCGAGCGCTCGGGTGAGTTGCTCGAGGCCACGCAGGCGCTGTCGAAGTGGCAGCGAAGTACGCTTTTATTCGAGGCGCGCCAGTCGTTCTACCTGTTGGCGGCGGCCCAAAATAGCGTCGACATCGCCCAGCGCACCCTCGAGCTTCGCCAGGCGCAGCTCGAGCGGGCCCAGGCGCTGTTGGACGCCAAGATCGCCGTCAAGCTCGACGTCGAGCGGGCCCGTACGCAGATGCTCGAGGCCAAGCAGGCCTTGTTGGAGGCGCGCGCGCTGCGCGGAAACGCCGACGACGCGCTCGGCGCGCTGCTCGCCCGCGAGCCCGGCGCGTCCGTTCGCGCCCGGGTCGACGACGCGGCGCTGCCGACGCCGCCCGAGGCGGCTCCGCTCGAGCGGATCGACGAACGCCCCGATTTCAAGGCGGTCAAAAACCAGATCCGGGCGGTCGAGCTCAGTGAGGAGGCCATCTGGTGGAGCTTTCTCCCCTTGGTCGAGCTTCGGGCAGACGCGCGCACCGGCCCCGAGAGCGCGTTCTCGAACCCCGACGGGTTCACCTGGTCGATGACGCTGTCGGCCACCTGGCTATTGTACGACGGCGGGGCGCGCTATGCGCAACTGGACGCGCTCGAGGCGCAGGTCAAAGAAGAGACACTGCAGTACCAGAGCGACCTTCGCCAGGCCCGGGTGGGCGTGCGACAGGCGCTTCGCGATTGGAAGACGGCCGACGCTGCCGTGGCGGTCGCCCGCCAGCAGGTCGAGGCGGCGAGCCAGGCTTACGAGACCGCTCAGCAACGGTTCGAGCAGGGGCTCGACACAAATATTGACGTGATTCAGGCATCCGAGACGCTCTTTCGGGCCGAGACGACGCTCAACCGGCGCATCTTCGATGCGCGGGTGGCGGCGGCGGAGTATCGGTATTTGGTGGGGTTGTTGGGGGTGGAATAA
- a CDS encoding Sec-independent protein translocase subunit TatA/TatB: MFSGLGLAEILLILLVALVVVGPEKIPDMARMLGKGVREARRASNMFRDMFMIEETGNYRDQDRRKQLHEERREVGENSPGVAGTVSREQTARALPPMRPVLIDPPRRATHTNAVELAAAGESTACTFETLTAARSA; encoded by the coding sequence ATGTTTTCCGGTCTTGGTCTCGCTGAAATTTTGCTCATCTTGCTGGTCGCCCTCGTGGTGGTCGGCCCGGAGAAGATTCCGGACATGGCCCGCATGCTCGGCAAGGGTGTGCGCGAGGCCAGACGCGCCTCGAATATGTTTCGCGACATGTTCATGATCGAGGAGACCGGAAACTACCGCGACCAAGATCGCCGCAAGCAACTCCACGAGGAGCGCCGAGAGGTGGGGGAGAACAGCCCCGGGGTCGCCGGCACCGTCTCGCGCGAGCAGACCGCACGCGCGCTGCCGCCGATGCGCCCCGTGCTGATCGACCCGCCGCGACGCGCCACCCACACCAACGCCGTGGAACTGGCGGCCGCCGGCGAATCGACCGCTTGCACCTTCGAGACGTTGACCGCCGCTCGGTCCGCATGA